The proteins below come from a single Sorghum bicolor cultivar BTx623 chromosome 4, Sorghum_bicolor_NCBIv3, whole genome shotgun sequence genomic window:
- the LOC8059071 gene encoding L-type lectin-domain containing receptor kinase S.6, translated as MATRPCVLTLLLLLAIHLPPAGAAAAAAKHRRASESAPAPPASYLLVSWASNLTLLGSASLHPGATAVALTTPSRDGVGAGRALFSEPVRLFVPSSSAAASFSTRFTFRITPAPTYGDGLAFLLTSSRTFLGASNGFLGLFPSSSASEEGEADLRGVTTVAVEFDTHRDVALRDPDGNHVALDAGSIFSVASASPGVDFRAGVPITAWVEYRAPRRRLSVWLSYSSFRRPEKPALSADADLSGLLRTYMYAGFSASNGNGAALHVIERWTFRTFGFANSSRAPPPAQPNKALLPPNKPLLLTGNHQHHHLIYKVLGGVLGGMVLLVFAILASVVWLSKPARRPSEEHTVPPSEDKPYGTMSMEVVRAATKSFDSGNVIGIGGSGATVYEGVLPSGSRVAVKRFQAIWPCTKSFVSELAAMLNCPNHPNLVRLAGWCCSKDELVLVYEFMPNGNLDCALHTTGGATLPWEARFRAVLGIASALEYLHDGCDHRILHRDVKSSNVLLDGEFNARLGDFGLARLVSHGGLPLTTQPAGTLGYLAPEYVHSGVATERSDVYSFGVLALEVATGRRPTERGISVVDWVWVLWGRRRLVDAADQRLQGRFFAEEMRRILLVGLSCVHPDCRKRPGMRRVVKMLDGTAPLTMVPDKKPPVILQTQVNQGSSMNSVDTVNTAFYSCR; from the coding sequence ATGGCCACGCGCCCCTGCGTGCTCACGCTCCTCCTCCTACTCGCCATCCATCTCCCTCCCGCCggcgcagccgccgccgccgccaagcaCCGCCGCGCGTCCGAATCCGCCCCAGCACCACCCGCCTCCTACCTCCTCGTATCGTGGGCAAGCAACCTCACGCTCCTGGGCTCCGCCTCCCTCCACCCGGGCGCCACAGCCGTCGCGCTCACCACCCCGTCTCGTGACGGCGTCGGGGCCGGGCGCGCCCTCTTCTCAGAGCCCGTCCGCCTCTTCgtcccctcctcctccgccgcagcCTCCTTCTCTACCCGCTTCACCTTCCGCATCACGCCCGCGCCCACCTACGGCGACGGCCTCGCCTTCCTCCTAACCTCTTCCCGAACTTTCCTCGGCGCCTCCAACGGGTTCCTCGGCCTtttcccctcctcctccgcctcggagGAGGGCGAGGCCGACCTCCGCGGCGTCACCACCGTGGCCGTCGAGTTCGACACCCACCGCGACGTGGCGCTGCGTGACCCGGACGGCAACCACGTCGCGCTCGACGCGGGTTCCATATTCTCCGTCGCGTCCGCGAGCCCCGGCGTCGACTTCAGGGCTGGCGTACCCATCACTGCCTGGGTGGAGTACCGCGCCCCACGCCGCCGCCTCAGCGTGTGGCTCTCGTACTCGTCGTTCCGCCGACCAGAGAAGCCCGCCCTCTCTGCTGATGCCGACCTCTCCGGACTCCTGCGCACATACATGTACGCCGGCTTCTCGGCGTCCAATGGCAATGGCGCGGCGCTTCATGTCATTGAACGCTGGACCTTCCGCACCTTCGGCTTTGCCAACTCATCCCGCGCGCCGCCACCAGCACAGCCCAACAAGGCACTGCTGCCGCCCAACAAACCACTGCTGCTTACAGGAAACCACCAGCACCATCACCTAATCTACAAGGTGCTAGGTGGAGTCCTTGGAGGCATGGTCTTGCTTGTATTTGCCATCCTCGCCTCTGTTGTCTGGCTTTCCAAGCCAGCTCGTCGCCCAAGTGAAGAGCATACTGTGCCGCCGAGCGAGGACAAGCCTTATGGGACGATGTCTATGGAGGTGGTACGGGCAGCAACAAAGAGCTTCGACAGTGGCAATGTGATTGGCATTGGTGGGTCTGGTGCCACTGTGTATGAGGGAGTGCTCCCATCTGGTTCAAGAGTTGCTGTCAAACGGTTCCAGGCTATATGGCCGTGCACGAAATCATTTGTAAGTGAGCTTGCAGCCATGCTCAATTGCCCAAATCATCCCAATCTTGTGCGGCTTGCTGGTTGGTGCTGCAGCAAGGATGAGCTCGTGCTTGTTTATGAGTTCATGCCCAATGGGAATCTTGACTGTGCGCTGCACACAACGGGTGGAGCAACACTTCCGTGGGAGGCACGGTTCAGGGCAGTGCTTGGCATCGCCTCAGCCCTTGAATATCTACATGATGGGTGTGATCACCGGATTCTACATCGTGATGTCAAGTCATCTAATGTGCTACTCGATGGTGAGTTCAATGCCAGACTAGGTGATTTTGGACTTGCTCGTCTGGTGAGCCATGGTGGATTACCACTGACAACACAGCCAGCAGGCACACTTGGCTACCTTGCTCCAGAGTATGTGCATTCAGGTGTTGCAACAGAGCGGTCTGATGTGTACAGTTTTGGTGTGCTTGCTCTGGAGGTGGCCACTGGCCGCAGGCCAACAGAGAGGGGAATCTCTGTTGTTGACTGGGTGTGGGTTCTATGGGGTCGTCGgaggctagttgatgctgcagacCAGCGGCTTCAGGGCCGATTTTTTGCAGAGGAGATGCGACGGATTCTGCTTGTGGGTCTCTCTTGTGTGCATCCAGACTGTAGGAAGCGACCTGGTATGCGAAGGGTAgtcaagatgcttgatggaaCTGCACCCTTGACAATGGTGCCAGATAAGAAGCCACCTGTTATACTCCAGACACAAGTAAATCAAGGTTCATCAATGAACTCAGTGGATACTGTCAATACAGCGTTCTACAGTTGTCGCTGA